A genomic region of Sulfolobales archaeon contains the following coding sequences:
- a CDS encoding N-acyl homoserine lactonase family protein, protein MAGTGVKKIYLLDYGVLAGEPGWFIPNPLLYVEIGDISKIADKHKWIEIPVTGALIEHKDGVVLFDTGSHPEASKTWTQSAWQVFPMVRFADENRLEKQLKLAGYKPEDVSFVVLSHMHLDHLGQAYLFKDLKTPLIVHKKEIQNALYFYWINRVGAYQPVDLEALKGANWFPIDVSHFELLPGIEILWVGAHTPGSIMLRATTDEGNSYIFTGDFTHLPEEIEVENKGWLLADLDEYISGMKLLKLMLRRPRTNVVISHDPGLWSKYPKAPKYLT, encoded by the coding sequence ATGGCTGGAACTGGTGTTAAGAAGATATATCTCCTAGACTACGGCGTTCTCGCAGGAGAACCTGGCTGGTTTATACCGAATCCATTGCTCTATGTTGAGATAGGAGATATTAGCAAGATTGCTGATAAGCATAAGTGGATTGAAATTCCTGTGACAGGTGCTCTGATAGAGCATAAGGATGGAGTAGTTTTATTCGACACCGGAAGTCATCCGGAGGCTTCGAAGACCTGGACTCAGTCTGCTTGGCAGGTGTTTCCAATGGTTAGATTCGCAGATGAAAACAGGCTTGAGAAACAGCTGAAGCTGGCAGGCTACAAGCCTGAGGATGTGAGTTTTGTAGTTCTCTCTCACATGCATCTAGATCATCTTGGTCAGGCTTATTTGTTCAAGGATCTGAAGACACCTCTCATAGTGCATAAGAAAGAGATTCAGAATGCTCTCTACTTCTACTGGATAAATAGAGTAGGCGCGTACCAGCCTGTAGATCTAGAAGCTCTTAAAGGTGCTAACTGGTTCCCCATAGATGTAAGCCACTTCGAACTGCTACCGGGGATCGAGATCCTGTGGGTAGGTGCTCACACACCGGGAAGCATCATGCTGAGAGCTACCACTGATGAGGGGAACTCATATATATTCACAGGTGATTTCACGCATCTTCCTGAGGAGATCGAGGTTGAGAATAAAGGCTGGCTTCTTGCAGATCTGGATGAGTATATATCCGGTATGAAACTGCTAAAACTAATGCTTAGAAGACCTAGAACTAATGTTGTCATAAGTCATGATCCGGGGTTGTGGAGTAAGTATCCGAAAGCTCCTAAATATCTAACCTGA